Proteins found in one Pseudomonas mosselii genomic segment:
- a CDS encoding LysR family transcriptional regulator, producing MNLSKVDLNLFIVFDAIYTEANLTRAGQIVGITQPAVSNALSRLRETFNDPLFVRTAQGMVPTPMAQNIIGPVRNALSLLRTSVQESRIFTPLQASKTFRISMTDLTEAVILPPLFQRLRRLAPALVIESFLCKRRETTKELAAGRLDFAVDAPLNTDPQVRHVKLMQDRYVCAMRPGHPQADGKLTLDSYLAMTHIHISSRRNGLGYVDLALGKMGVQRRVALRSQHYLMASQVLQQTDMVMTVPERFARRHQLRHQPLPVEVPALETHLYWHESTDQDPANRWMREQIIELCERVVAQDEQEQADSSMASA from the coding sequence ATGAACCTCAGCAAGGTCGACCTCAACCTGTTCATCGTCTTCGACGCCATCTACACCGAAGCCAACCTGACCCGCGCCGGGCAGATCGTCGGCATCACCCAGCCGGCGGTGTCCAACGCCCTATCGCGCCTGCGCGAGACCTTCAACGATCCGCTGTTCGTGCGCACCGCCCAGGGCATGGTGCCCACGCCCATGGCGCAGAACATCATCGGCCCGGTGCGCAACGCGTTGTCGCTGCTGCGCACCTCGGTGCAGGAAAGCCGCATCTTCACCCCGCTGCAGGCCAGCAAGACTTTTCGCATCAGCATGACCGACCTCACCGAGGCGGTGATCCTGCCGCCGTTGTTCCAGCGCCTGCGCCGCCTGGCCCCGGCACTGGTGATCGAGAGCTTCCTGTGCAAGCGCCGCGAGACCACGAAGGAACTGGCCGCCGGGCGCCTGGACTTCGCCGTCGACGCGCCGCTGAATACCGACCCACAAGTGCGCCACGTCAAGCTGATGCAGGACCGCTACGTCTGCGCCATGCGCCCCGGCCATCCGCAGGCCGACGGCAAGCTGACCCTGGACAGCTACCTGGCCATGACCCACATCCATATTTCCAGCCGCCGCAACGGCTTGGGCTATGTCGACCTGGCCCTGGGCAAGATGGGCGTGCAGCGCCGTGTCGCGCTGCGCTCGCAGCACTACCTGATGGCTTCGCAGGTGCTGCAGCAGACCGACATGGTCATGACCGTGCCCGAGCGCTTCGCCCGCCGTCATCAGCTGCGTCACCAGCCGCTGCCGGTGGAGGTGCCGGCGCTGGAGACCCACCTGTACTGGCACGAAAGCACCGACCAGGACCCGGCCAACCGCTGGATGCGCGAGCAGATCATCGAGCTGTGCGAGCGGGTGGTGGCCCAGGATGAGCAGGAGCAGGCGGATTCGTCCATGGCATCGGCCTGA
- a CDS encoding DUF2970 domain-containing protein: MDDHQHGKPPTFWQMLQSILAAAFGVQSGKNRARDFTYGKASHFIVMGTLFTLIFIFVLIGLVQLALHLTAR; encoded by the coding sequence ATGGACGACCACCAACACGGCAAGCCACCGACCTTCTGGCAGATGCTGCAAAGCATCCTCGCCGCCGCCTTCGGCGTGCAGAGCGGCAAGAACCGCGCGCGCGACTTCACCTACGGCAAGGCCAGCCATTTCATCGTGATGGGAACGCTGTTCACGCTGATCTTCATCTTCGTGCTGATTGGCCTGGTGCAGCTGGCGCTGCACCTGACGGCGCGCTAG
- a CDS encoding ABC transporter substrate-binding protein has translation MLKALCQSLCLSLPLAASAQAASVVFLNPGYSNETFWVDYSRFMQAAAQDLGMALRVQYSERRADLALTQAREVLQGPQRPDYLVLVNEQYVAPEIIRLSRGTGVKLFLVNNGLTDSQAHSVQAQPDKYPEVLGTLVSNDEEAGYQMLKAMVAQVPTDAGPVDLLAFAGIKTTPASQLRVQGMRRALAEFPQVRLRQVVYGGWRRERAFEQAQMLLERYPDTRLVWSANDQMAFGAMQAFEALGKVPGRDALFSAVNSSPEALRARIDGRLSVLMGGHFTLGGWAMVMLHDDAQGLAVGRDGQREHSVPALQLIDADKARRWLKLLEQDNHGIDFHRFSAEGRPTDFRYPFLTSPVDY, from the coding sequence ATGCTCAAGGCCTTGTGCCAGAGCCTGTGCCTGAGCCTGCCACTGGCAGCGAGCGCACAGGCAGCGTCCGTGGTGTTCCTCAACCCGGGCTATTCCAATGAGACGTTCTGGGTCGATTATTCGCGCTTCATGCAGGCCGCCGCCCAGGACCTGGGCATGGCCTTGCGCGTGCAGTACAGCGAGCGCCGTGCCGACCTCGCGCTGACCCAGGCCCGCGAAGTGCTGCAAGGACCGCAGCGCCCGGACTACCTGGTGCTGGTCAACGAGCAGTATGTCGCGCCAGAGATCATCCGCCTGTCACGGGGCACCGGGGTCAAGCTCTTTCTGGTCAACAACGGCCTCACCGACAGCCAGGCGCACAGCGTCCAGGCACAGCCCGACAAGTATCCTGAAGTGCTCGGCACCCTGGTCAGCAACGACGAGGAGGCCGGTTACCAGATGCTCAAGGCGATGGTGGCGCAGGTGCCGACTGACGCAGGGCCGGTTGACCTGCTGGCCTTCGCCGGGATCAAGACCACGCCCGCCTCGCAATTGCGGGTGCAGGGCATGCGCCGGGCGCTGGCGGAGTTCCCCCAGGTGCGCCTGCGCCAGGTGGTGTATGGCGGCTGGCGCCGCGAACGCGCCTTCGAGCAGGCGCAGATGCTGCTGGAGCGCTACCCCGACACGCGCCTGGTGTGGTCGGCCAACGACCAGATGGCGTTCGGCGCCATGCAAGCGTTCGAGGCCCTGGGCAAGGTGCCGGGGCGCGATGCCCTGTTCAGCGCGGTCAACAGCTCGCCCGAGGCCCTGCGGGCGCGGATCGACGGGCGTCTGAGCGTGCTGATGGGCGGGCATTTTACCCTCGGCGGCTGGGCCATGGTCATGTTGCATGATGATGCCCAGGGGTTGGCAGTGGGGCGCGACGGCCAGCGGGAACATAGCGTGCCGGCCTTGCAACTGATCGACGCGGACAAGGCCCGGCGCTGGCTCAAGCTGCTGGAACAGGACAACCACGGCATCGACTTCCACCGCTTCAGTGCCGAGGGCAGGCCGACGGACTTTCGCTACCCCTTTCTCACGTCACCCGTCGACTACTGA